A single Pangasianodon hypophthalmus isolate fPanHyp1 chromosome 27, fPanHyp1.pri, whole genome shotgun sequence DNA region contains:
- the abhd10a gene encoding abhydrolase domain containing 10, depalmitoylase a isoform X1, producing MASEHLCPSRAEKWKKMQLQSETKEQNTGVRNKSTVQYATRPDLPKLAYRKLKGKNPGVVFLPGFASNMDGQKAEALEEFCKSLGHSYLRFDYSGCGASEGKLTDFNVGTWKKDVLYVLDELVEGPQILVGCSLGGWLMLLAALARPEKVAALVGISTAADHFVTAYNELPIQTRKEIEERGFWLFPSRYSEEGSYTLSVDFLREAQSHCVLQCPIPVSCPVRLIHCLQDADVPWHVSMQVAERVLSSDVDVILRKHGCHRMSQRDDIKLIVYTIDDLIDKLTTRG from the exons G GAGTCAGAAATAAAAGTACGGTCCAGTATGCCACGCGTCCCGACCTGCCCAAGCTCGCCTACAGGAAGCTGAAGGGGAAAAACCCGGGAGTCGTCTTCCTCCCCGGCTTCGCCTCCAACATGGACGGCCAGAAAGCTGAAGCTCTGGAAGAGTTCTGCAAATCTCTGGGTCACTCGTACCTCAG GTTTGATTATTCGGGCTGCGGAGCGTCGGAGGGGAAACTGACGGACTTCAACGTCGGCACGTGGAAGAAGGACGTCCTGTACGTGCTGGATGAGTTAGTGGAAGGACCTCAG ATTTTGGTCGGCTGCAGTCTGGGCGGATGGTTGATGTTGCTAGCTGCTCTGGCGAGACCGGAGAAGGTCGCCGCCCTGGTGGGCATTTCCACAGCCGCAGATCATTTTGTCACCGCCTACAACGAGCTTCCTATTCAG ACGAGGAAGGAGATCGAGGAGCGCGGGTTCTGGTTGTTTCCCAGCCGCTACAGCGAGGAGGGCTCGTACACCCTGAGCGTGGACTTCCTGCGGGAGGCGCAGTCTCACTGCGTGCTGCAGTGCCCCATCCCCGTGTCCTGCCCCGTGCGGCTCATCCACTGCCTGCAGGACGCCGACGTCCCCTGGCACGTGTCCATGCAGGTGGCCGAGCGCGTCCTGAGCAGCGACGTCGACGTCATCCTGCGCAAACACGGCTGCCATCGCATGTCCCAGAGGGACGACATCAAACTGATCGTCTACACCATCGACGACCTCATCGACAAGCTCACCACGCGGGGGTGA
- the abhd10a gene encoding abhydrolase domain containing 10, depalmitoylase a isoform X2, with the protein MASALIRNYCKPRHINSRTFSFMSQLSGVRNKSTVQYATRPDLPKLAYRKLKGKNPGVVFLPGFASNMDGQKAEALEEFCKSLGHSYLRFDYSGCGASEGKLTDFNVGTWKKDVLYVLDELVEGPQILVGCSLGGWLMLLAALARPEKVAALVGISTAADHFVTAYNELPIQTRKEIEERGFWLFPSRYSEEGSYTLSVDFLREAQSHCVLQCPIPVSCPVRLIHCLQDADVPWHVSMQVAERVLSSDVDVILRKHGCHRMSQRDDIKLIVYTIDDLIDKLTTRG; encoded by the exons GAGTCAGAAATAAAAGTACGGTCCAGTATGCCACGCGTCCCGACCTGCCCAAGCTCGCCTACAGGAAGCTGAAGGGGAAAAACCCGGGAGTCGTCTTCCTCCCCGGCTTCGCCTCCAACATGGACGGCCAGAAAGCTGAAGCTCTGGAAGAGTTCTGCAAATCTCTGGGTCACTCGTACCTCAG GTTTGATTATTCGGGCTGCGGAGCGTCGGAGGGGAAACTGACGGACTTCAACGTCGGCACGTGGAAGAAGGACGTCCTGTACGTGCTGGATGAGTTAGTGGAAGGACCTCAG ATTTTGGTCGGCTGCAGTCTGGGCGGATGGTTGATGTTGCTAGCTGCTCTGGCGAGACCGGAGAAGGTCGCCGCCCTGGTGGGCATTTCCACAGCCGCAGATCATTTTGTCACCGCCTACAACGAGCTTCCTATTCAG ACGAGGAAGGAGATCGAGGAGCGCGGGTTCTGGTTGTTTCCCAGCCGCTACAGCGAGGAGGGCTCGTACACCCTGAGCGTGGACTTCCTGCGGGAGGCGCAGTCTCACTGCGTGCTGCAGTGCCCCATCCCCGTGTCCTGCCCCGTGCGGCTCATCCACTGCCTGCAGGACGCCGACGTCCCCTGGCACGTGTCCATGCAGGTGGCCGAGCGCGTCCTGAGCAGCGACGTCGACGTCATCCTGCGCAAACACGGCTGCCATCGCATGTCCCAGAGGGACGACATCAAACTGATCGTCTACACCATCGACGACCTCATCGACAAGCTCACCACGCGGGGGTGA
- the LOC113531560 gene encoding uncharacterized protein C3orf85, which yields MMRLVLMMVLLGGVFAAPFINPDQAKRFIRQKRQIGYWDPNHSQNVWGYTLQEQASEYWTALRTNAQFYMDMGNLVFDRSVADENYRMYMEMLRNARAHLDAITGRQR from the exons ATGATGCGTCTTGTGTTGATGATGGTCCTGCTGGGAG gtGTGTTTGCGGCGCCGTTCATCAACCCGGATCAGGCGAAGCGCTTTATCCGTCAGAAGAGGCAGATCGGCTACTGGGACCCCAATCACTCTCAGAACGTGTGGGGCTACACACTGCAGGAGCAG GCTAGTGAGTACTGGACTGCATTGAGGACAAACGCTCAGTTTTACATGGACATGGGAAACCTGGTGTTTGACCGCTCTGTGGCTGA TGAGAACTACAGGATGTACATGGAAATGCTGAGGAATGCAAGAGCACATCTCGACGCGATCACCGGCAGACAGCGATAG
- the tagln3a gene encoding transgelin-3a, with protein sequence MANRGPSYGLSREVQEKIEQKYDVELEARLVDWIVAQCGDDLQRPQPGKQNFQTWLMDGTILCRLINSLYPSDMRPIKKIPETKMAFKQMEKISQFLQAAEDYGVTRGDIFQTVDLWEGKDMAAVQRTLMALGSEALTKDDGHYHGNKDWFRRKAKGHRREFSEEQLRQGRTLISLQMGSNRGASQAGMTGYGTPRQIMRYDSPRRNGEQSSP encoded by the exons ATGGCGAACCGAGGGCCGAGTTACGGCCTGAGCCGTGAGGTGCAGGAGAAGATCGAGCAGAAATACGACGTGGAGCTGGAGGCTCGACTCGTGGACTGGATCGTGGCTCAGTGTGGAGATGACCTGCAGCGCCCGCAACCTGGCAAACAGAACTTCCAAACCTGGCTCATGGACGGCACG ATTCTGTGCCGACTCATTAACAGTCTCTACCCGAGCGACATGCGGCCCATAAAGAAGATTCCTGAAACCAAGATGGCCTTCAAGCAGATGGAGAAAATCTCTCAGTTCCTGCAGGCGGCAGAAGATTACGGCGTTACCAGAGGAGACATTTTCCAGACTGTTGACCTGTGGGaag ggAAGGACATGGCTGCTGTCCAGAGGACACTCATGGCTCTGGGAAGTGAAGCTCTCACCAAAGACGATGGTCATTACCATGGCAACAAGGACTGGTTCCGCAg gaaagcTAAAGGCCACAGGAGGGAGTTCTCGGAGGAGCAGCTGCGTCAGGGTCGCACTCTGATCAGCCTGCAGATGGGCAGTAACCGCGGTGCGTCTCAGGCGGGTATGACGGGCTATGGCACGCCGCGACAGATAATGCGCTACGACTCGCCACGCCGCAACGGAGAACAAAGCTCCCCCTAA